AATGACTCTGATTCCAATAATTTGCAGGTGAGTGGCCCTAGTGTTTCGACAGTGGCTAAACTAGATTCGGTCTCTTATGTTGCAAGTCAGGAATCGTGTGGTGGTAGTGCAGGCGCATTAAAAAAGTCTATGTCTGTAACTGATTCCGCCCATATGTATATGAATGAAGATGGCTCTGCTATATTGAAAGAAAGAATGGTGACTATTTGTAGGTGGGATGGAAAAATAACAAATATATCTCTTGAAAAGTTGGAAGATACCTTGCTGGTTTCCATAGACTACTATGAATATCCCCAAGATACTATTATTTATTTAACAGATTCGACAAAACATGTTGTTGGTCAAGAAGTGTTTAAATGTGGAGCCTGTTATGCCGATTATGAAATAGATGTTCCTACAGAATATGTTGGTGCGAAATATGTTAGTATAAATCGCTATGCCAATCTTTATCCCATAGCCTATGCCAAAGAGTGACTGATAAAAACAAAGAGGTCAATTATGATGAAAAAAATATTTGTTCCATTTGTGAGCCTTGTGATGTCCATTGGCTTTTTTGCTGCCTGCTCCAATGACTCTGATTCTGCAAATTCAACTGTAAGTGGTTCTGTTGATTTAACAGTGGCTAAAGTTGAGTCTGCTGCTTTTACTACTGAAAATCAGAGTGCTTGTGGTATGACTGTTGTTGGGTTGAAAAAGGTTGAAGCGAAAACTGATTCTATCCATTTGTATATGAACAAAGATGGCTCTGCTGTGTTGAAAGAAAAAATGCAATCAATTTGTCCTCATAAAGGCGAAGTGTCAAATATAACTCTTGAAAAGTCAAAGGATACTTTGCAAGTTTCCATAGAATACTATGAATATACTCCTGATACAGTTGTTGTCTCTGCCGAGTTGAACGAAACGATGCAGTTCATTCGTGATAAAGGCAAAATATCAAATATATCTGTTGAAAAGTCGAACGATACTGTGTTTTTTTTCGTAGACTATTACAAAAATCCGCCTGATACATTTGTTGTTTATAATGATCCTCTTGGAAAAAAAGATACATTGATTATGAGTCGCTACCCGACTCCCAAATGTGGTGGTATTTGTTCTGCTGATTATGAAATAAATGTTCCTGCAGAATTTATGGACTCAAAATTTGTTAGTGTGAATCGTAGTGGAAACGCTAAGGTCTATCCCATTGCCTACGTAAAAGAGGAATAGGAACTTTACGCATTATTCCTCACCGTCGGTAGTTTTTGACTTGTTTATTAGCTCAATTTATGGCGAAATCCTCGATGAACCTTCGGGGATTTTACTCTATTTTTAAGGGTTTGGAATATGAAATCGATTTTTGAATATAACGATTATCGTCTCTATTTGCAGGACTATTTAGACGAACGTAAACGGTATGAAAAATTTTCATGGCGTATGTTCTGTCGTGAAGCTGGCTTTTCGTCTCCAAATTTTTTAAAGCTTGTTCGTGATGGTGCGTGGAATCTTAGCAAGGTGAAATCGGGCCAAGTCGCAAGAGCTATGGGTCTTGTTGAATATGAAGAAGAATATTTTAGACAATTAGTCATCTTTGGAAATGCCGTAGATGATGATGTGAAAAATGCTGCTCTAGCTGAAATGCAACGGATTGCCTCTGAACATAAAGCTCGTGTTATAGACAAAGATGCACTCCAATATTATGAATCCTGGAAATATCCTGTTATCCGTGAACTGGCCCCGCTCATGCCGGGAGCAACTCCTCGCGACATTGCCGAGGAATGCAAGGAATACGTCTCTGCTGAAGAAGTCCGGGATGTTATCGATTTTCTTGTCAATGCTGGCTTCTTGAAAAAAGAAGGGGATAAAATTTATTCGCAGACGGACCAAACTGTTATTGGTTCTAAGGATGCTCTTTCGGCTGCGATTCGGGCAATGCATAAGGAAATGGCGGGTATGGCATTACGTGCTGTGGATCGATATTCTGCAAAGGAACGCTTTTTTACCGGGATTACGGTTGGTGTCGATGAAGTGGCCTACGATAAAATTGTTGATATTATTAAGGATAGCTGTAAAAGAATTGTCGCTGTTGTGGGTGCTAACAAAAAGACGAATCAGGTTTGCCGAGTGAACTTTCAATTTTTCCCAGTGACGAATAAAATTAAGGAGAAAAAACATGCGTAATAAGATCCTTGTTTTGATTGCCTTTTCTTTGTTCTTTTTTACGTTGGCTTGTACCGATGATTCTTTAGGTGGTGGTTCTTCGATTGACCCGAATGCAAATCCTGCTGTTTATGCTGATAATAGTAGCTCTTCAAATGACAAACCTGGGATAAAGGGCGGTGCTCTTGATTTTAAGTCTAAAATTACGCAGACTTTTGAAATTGTGAGGAGTGATGAAACTGCTTGGAAAGGGATAGTGGAGCCGTTTGGGAAAATTGATGTCTATGCCGAAGAAAATGGTGCATCGGCTGTTTGCGAAAATGATGCTGTTGTATATTCCTCTAAATTTAAAATTGAAAATTCGAACCGTGTAAAGAGAAATGTGAATGTAAAAATAGATGGTAAGACATGCGATAGTATGTTCGAAGATTTTAAGAACTCATGTTCTATAAAAAATGGAAATGATAAATTGGGCTTCTCTTGTGATGAAAATGGACTGCTTTTGGCAGATTGTGTCTATTCGGATGAAACTGCTGATTTCGACACTCTTT
This sequence is a window from Fibrobacter sp. UBA4297. Protein-coding genes within it:
- a CDS encoding TIGR02147 family protein; protein product: MKSIFEYNDYRLYLQDYLDERKRYEKFSWRMFCREAGFSSPNFLKLVRDGAWNLSKVKSGQVARAMGLVEYEEEYFRQLVIFGNAVDDDVKNAALAEMQRIASEHKARVIDKDALQYYESWKYPVIRELAPLMPGATPRDIAEECKEYVSAEEVRDVIDFLVNAGFLKKEGDKIYSQTDQTVIGSKDALSAAIRAMHKEMAGMALRAVDRYSAKERFFTGITVGVDEVAYDKIVDIIKDSCKRIVAVVGANKKTNQVCRVNFQFFPVTNKIKEKKHA